A genomic segment from Ptychodera flava strain L36383 chromosome 23 unlocalized genomic scaffold, AS_Pfla_20210202 Scaffold_23__1_contigs__length_28996876_pilon, whole genome shotgun sequence encodes:
- the LOC139124160 gene encoding uncharacterized protein: MKITLNFAIAAILAIAYADDDVDKPFHSKPWICTHLVRRFYNDAIMNAVMTEGVDCFDELSTLPDKIKDMTPNGIYTTYLAVGPYIGNSKTFRAVAVVEEELENMDLGRKMENQFAVDCFKCNVDYYDNAEVAICKELTMEECPERLSGELYWNPPGKITFSSDAEFCLYRRDNDEHQYTCLFFDADLDVVS, encoded by the exons atgaagattACCTTAAACTTTGCTATCGCAGCTATTCTTGCTATCGCATACGCCGACGACGATGTGGATAAGCCATTTCATTCCAAGCCGTGGATTTGTACACATCTGGTCAGGAGATTTTATAATGACGCGATAATGAATGCCGTTATGACAGAAGGAGTCGACTGTTTTGACGAATTGTCGACCCTGCCTGATAAAATCAAAGATATGACCCCAAACGGGATTTACACGACCTACTTGGCTGTGGGACCATATATTGGCAACAGTAAGACTTTCAGAGCTGTTGCCGTGGTGGAAGAAGAACTTGAAAatatggacctg GGAAGAAAGATGGAAAATCAATTTGCTGTCGATTGCTTCAAATGTAATGTCGATTACTATGACAATGCTGAAGTTGCCATATGCAAGGAACTTACTATGGAA GAGTGCCCAGAACGACTTTCCGGAGAATTATATTGGAATCCACCGGGGAAGATTACATTCTCTTCAGACGCTGAGTTTTGTCTATACAGGAGAGATAATGACGAACATCAATATACCTGCCTGTTCTTCGACGCCGATCTTGATGTCGTGTCCTAg
- the LOC139124161 gene encoding uncharacterized protein, translating into MKFTLAIAIILAVTNADDSVDLPFHSKPWICTHLVKKVYEKAIWNVVATPGIDCFDELLALPDKIRDMTPIKTYPNYMVVGPYIGKSKTFRVVAVVEDELESIDLGKKIQDKFPVECLKCNIRYYGDNIGVATCNELTMEECPERLSGEMYWNPPGKLTSSSDAEFCMYRKENDVHEYICTIFDANLDVES; encoded by the exons atgaagtttACCTTAGCGATCGCAATAATTCTTGCCGTCACAAACGCCGACGACAGTGTCGATCTGCCATTTCATTCCAAGCCGTGGATTTGCACGCATCTCGTCAAGAAAGTGTACGAAAAAGCGATTTGGAATGTCGTCGCAACGCCAGGAATCGACTGCTTCGATGAGTTGTTAGCCCTGCCTGATAAAATCAGAGACATGACCCCGATCAAGACCTATCCGAACTACATGGTTGTTGGACCGTACATTGGTAAAAGTAAAACCTTCAGAGTCGTTGCCGTGGTGGAAGATGAACTCGAAAGTATAGACCTG GGAAAGAAGATTCAAGATAAATTTCCCGTCGAATGCTTGAAATGCAATATTAGATATTATGGTGACAATATTGGAGTTGCCACATGCAACGAACTGACTATGGAA GAGTGTCCAGAACGACTTTCCGGAGAAATGTACTGGAATCCACCGGGGAAGCTTACATCTTCTTCTGACGCCGAGTTTTGTATGTACAGGAAGGAAAATGACGTACATGAATATATCTGCACAATCTTTGACGCCAATCTTGACGTAGAGTCCTAG